In Sodalis ligni, a single genomic region encodes these proteins:
- the serB gene encoding phosphoserine phosphatase, with the protein MPNSLTYCDLPARISQWPGLPLSLRGDEVMPLDYQAGLTGWLLYGRTLDKSSLALFQRALGSALVIVSAWHVEDYQVVRLAGTLSKEAVRLAHEQGLDVAPFGKTPHLRKPGLLIMDMDSTAIQIECIDEIAKLAGVGEQVAAVTERAMRGELDFAASLRHRVATLKGADADILRQVLDGLPLMPGLTGLVRKLQSLGWHIAIASGGFTYFADYLRDKLRLVSAAANELEIVDGKFTGLVKGPIVDAAYKARELARLAQELDIPISQTVAIGDGANDLLMLQSAGLGIAYHAKPKVNEQSKVVIRYGDLLGVLCILSGNLKSEER; encoded by the coding sequence ATGCCGAATAGTCTGACTTACTGCGATCTCCCCGCCAGGATCTCCCAGTGGCCCGGGCTGCCGCTGTCCCTCAGAGGGGACGAGGTGATGCCGCTGGATTATCAGGCGGGACTCACCGGCTGGCTGCTGTACGGCAGGACTCTTGATAAATCTTCCCTGGCCCTTTTTCAGCGCGCCCTCGGCTCGGCCCTGGTCATCGTTTCCGCCTGGCACGTGGAGGACTACCAGGTGGTCAGGCTGGCGGGAACGCTGAGCAAAGAGGCCGTTCGTCTGGCCCATGAGCAGGGGCTGGATGTGGCGCCTTTTGGCAAAACGCCCCATTTGCGCAAGCCCGGCCTGCTGATAATGGACATGGATTCTACCGCAATCCAGATTGAGTGTATTGATGAAATCGCCAAATTGGCCGGGGTGGGGGAACAGGTGGCCGCGGTTACCGAGCGCGCCATGCGCGGAGAGCTGGATTTCGCCGCCAGCCTGCGCCACCGGGTGGCGACCCTCAAGGGCGCGGACGCGGATATTTTACGCCAGGTGCTCGACGGCTTGCCGCTGATGCCCGGCCTTACCGGCCTGGTGCGCAAACTGCAAAGCCTGGGCTGGCATATTGCCATCGCCTCCGGCGGTTTCACCTATTTTGCCGATTACCTGCGAGACAAGTTGCGCCTGGTTTCGGCGGCGGCCAATGAGCTGGAGATTGTCGACGGCAAATTCACCGGCCTGGTAAAAGGGCCTATCGTCGATGCCGCCTACAAGGCCCGCGAGCTGGCCAGGCTGGCGCAAGAGCTGGATATACCCATCAGCCAGACGGTGGCCATCGGCGACGGTGCCAATGATTTATTAATGCTACAATCGGCAGGATTGGGCATAGCCTATCATGCCAAGCCCAAGGTCAACGAACAGAGTAAAGTCGTTATTCGCTATGGGGATTTGCTGGGAGTGCTGTGCATTCTGAGCGGTAATCTGAAAAGCGAGGAGCGTTAG
- a CDS encoding YtjB family periplasmic protein translates to MARAGLSFRLHRTAIVLICVTLLVMLMQGASWFSLSHQMARSTQVDELADTLIRQLAGQLAPLMDDGGDNNAPIQAVLDQLTAGGRILDAGVYAMDGSLIARSGENVPVRDRLAIERPRAGSYFNHQLVRTIADKDGPSGFVRLTLDTHVLQTEARQVDNTTNILRLMLLLALAIGIILAHTLLAGSRSRWQQSPYLLTAGSPPPEPPADDENEADKHLRSQ, encoded by the coding sequence ATGGCCCGTGCCGGACTTTCGTTTCGTTTACACAGAACCGCCATCGTTCTGATTTGCGTGACCCTGCTGGTGATGCTGATGCAGGGAGCATCCTGGTTCAGCCTCAGCCATCAAATGGCCCGTTCGACGCAGGTAGACGAACTGGCGGATACGCTTATTCGCCAGTTGGCCGGTCAATTGGCGCCATTGATGGACGACGGCGGCGATAATAACGCGCCAATCCAGGCGGTATTGGATCAACTCACCGCCGGGGGCCGCATCCTGGACGCCGGCGTCTATGCCATGGACGGCAGTCTGATTGCCCGCTCGGGTGAAAATGTCCCGGTGCGCGACCGGCTGGCTATAGAACGCCCCCGGGCCGGCAGTTACTTTAACCATCAACTGGTGCGCACCATTGCCGACAAAGACGGTCCCAGCGGTTTCGTGCGGCTGACCCTCGATACCCATGTGCTGCAAACCGAGGCCAGGCAGGTGGATAACACCACCAATATCCTGCGCCTGATGCTGCTGCTGGCGCTGGCCATCGGCATTATCCTGGCGCACACTTTGCTTGCGGGCAGCCGCAGCCGCTGGCAGCAATCGCCTTATTTGCTCACCGCCGGCTCCCCGCCGCCCGAACCCCCAGCCGATGATGAGAACGAGGCAGACAAGCATCTTCGAAGTCAATAA